The following proteins are co-located in the Leptodactylus fuscus isolate aLepFus1 chromosome 8, aLepFus1.hap2, whole genome shotgun sequence genome:
- the TFAP4 gene encoding transcription factor AP-4 isoform X2, which translates to MEYFMMPAQKVPSLQHFRKTEKEVIGGLCSLANIPLTPETQRDQERRIRREIANSNERRRMQSINAGFQSLKTLIPHTDGEKLSKAAILQQTADYIFSLEQEKTRLLQQNTQLKRFIQEFNGSSPKRRRAEDKDEGIGSPDIWEEEKAEDLRREMIELRQQLDKERSVRMMLEEQLLSHVPLAPTHHPTVIVPAPAPPTSHHVNVVTVGHSSVISSVSTSRQNLDTIVQAIQHIEGTRDKQLQEDEQRRAVIVNAARPCEDSDTASDTECDDSEAEQNKDDAMEDP; encoded by the exons ATGGAGTATTTCATGATGCCCGCGCAGAAAGTACCCTCCCTGCAACACTTCAGGAAGACGGAAAAAGAAGTCATTGGTGGCCTGTGCAG CCTAGCGAACATCCCTTTGACGCCAGAGACGCAACGGGACCAGGAAAGGCGGATACGTCGGGAAATCGCTAATAGCAATGAACGTCGCCGCATGCAGAGCATCAACGCCGGCTTCCAGTCTCTGAAAACGCTAATTCCTCACACAGATGGGGAAAAGCTAAGCAAG GCAGCGATCCTGCAGCAAACTGCAGACTATATATTCTCCCTGGAACAGGAGAAGACCAGGCTACTGCAGCAGAATACCCAGCTCAAGCGGTTTATACAG GAGTTCAATGGCTCATCCCCCAAGCGACGACGGGCGGAAGACAAGGATGAAGGCATTGGCTCACCGGATATATGGGAAGAGGAAAAAGCGGAAGACCTTCGTAGAGAAATGATCGAATTGAGGCAGCAACTGGACAAGGAACGTTCTGTGAGGATGATGCTGGAGGAGCAG CTCCTGTCACACGTTCCCCTGGCGCCCACTCACCATCCCACGGTAATAGTCCCCGCTCCAGCACCTCCGACATCTCATCACGTCAATGTTGTGACTGTGGGACATTCCTCGGTAATAAGTTCTGTTTCCACATCCCGGCAAAACCTGGACACGATTGTGCAG GCCATACAGCACATAGAGGGCACACGAGACAAACAGTTGCAGGAAGATGAGCAGCGAAGGGCGGTCATTGTGAACGCTGCACGCCCATGCGAAGATTCGGACACTGCGTCGGACACAGAATGTGATGACAGCGAGGCAGAACAAAACAAGGATGATGCAATGGAGGACCCCTGA
- the TFAP4 gene encoding transcription factor AP-4 isoform X1, whose protein sequence is MEYFMMPAQKVPSLQHFRKTEKEVIGGLCSLANIPLTPETQRDQERRIRREIANSNERRRMQSINAGFQSLKTLIPHTDGEKLSKAAILQQTADYIFSLEQEKTRLLQQNTQLKRFIQEFNGSSPKRRRAEDKDEGIGSPDIWEEEKAEDLRREMIELRQQLDKERSVRMMLEEQVRALEAHMYPEKLKAIAQQIQEEGGQGQSNESLDRDDQPLHSQLLSHVPLAPTHHPTVIVPAPAPPTSHHVNVVTVGHSSVISSVSTSRQNLDTIVQAIQHIEGTRDKQLQEDEQRRAVIVNAARPCEDSDTASDTECDDSEAEQNKDDAMEDP, encoded by the exons ATGGAGTATTTCATGATGCCCGCGCAGAAAGTACCCTCCCTGCAACACTTCAGGAAGACGGAAAAAGAAGTCATTGGTGGCCTGTGCAG CCTAGCGAACATCCCTTTGACGCCAGAGACGCAACGGGACCAGGAAAGGCGGATACGTCGGGAAATCGCTAATAGCAATGAACGTCGCCGCATGCAGAGCATCAACGCCGGCTTCCAGTCTCTGAAAACGCTAATTCCTCACACAGATGGGGAAAAGCTAAGCAAG GCAGCGATCCTGCAGCAAACTGCAGACTATATATTCTCCCTGGAACAGGAGAAGACCAGGCTACTGCAGCAGAATACCCAGCTCAAGCGGTTTATACAG GAGTTCAATGGCTCATCCCCCAAGCGACGACGGGCGGAAGACAAGGATGAAGGCATTGGCTCACCGGATATATGGGAAGAGGAAAAAGCGGAAGACCTTCGTAGAGAAATGATCGAATTGAGGCAGCAACTGGACAAGGAACGTTCTGTGAGGATGATGCTGGAGGAGCAG GTGCGGGCTCTGGAAGCTCACATGTACCCTGAAAAGTTGAAGGCCATAGCTCAACAAATCCAGGAAGAGGGAGGGCAGGGACAATCGAACGAGTCGCTGGACAGGGATGACCAGCCTCTCCATTCTCAG CTCCTGTCACACGTTCCCCTGGCGCCCACTCACCATCCCACGGTAATAGTCCCCGCTCCAGCACCTCCGACATCTCATCACGTCAATGTTGTGACTGTGGGACATTCCTCGGTAATAAGTTCTGTTTCCACATCCCGGCAAAACCTGGACACGATTGTGCAG GCCATACAGCACATAGAGGGCACACGAGACAAACAGTTGCAGGAAGATGAGCAGCGAAGGGCGGTCATTGTGAACGCTGCACGCCCATGCGAAGATTCGGACACTGCGTCGGACACAGAATGTGATGACAGCGAGGCAGAACAAAACAAGGATGATGCAATGGAGGACCCCTGA